In Cydia strobilella chromosome 6, ilCydStro3.1, whole genome shotgun sequence, one DNA window encodes the following:
- the LOC134742092 gene encoding NADH dehydrogenase [ubiquinone] 1 beta subcomplex subunit 11, mitochondrial-like: protein MSALIKLRHMPVMQRCLWNHINKVTRTISTSKKNSETATAACETKPQDKNWVSYGFDYENKEDDTSAHHASYFFTITLCLVFGGFAWAYAPDVSLRDWAQREAFLELRRREKAGLPPVDPNYVDPKKVKLPSEEELNGVEIII from the coding sequence ATGTCGGCGCTTATCAAACTGCGTCACATGCCTGTAATGCAACGATGTCTGTGGAATCATATAAACAAGGTTACCCGCACCATTTCAACTTCTAAGAAGAATAGCGAAACAGCCACCGCCGCCTGCGAAACCAAACCTCAAGACAAAAACTGGGTGAGCTATGGATTTGATTATGAAAATAAAGAGGATGACACCAGTGCCCACCACGCGTCCTACTTCTTCACTATCACCTTATGTTTAGTCTTCGGTGGTTTCGCTTGGGCCTATGCTCCTGATGTAAGCTTGAGAGATTGGGCCCAGCGTGAAGCTTTCCTCGAGTTGCGCCGCCGTGAGAAAGCTGGTCTCCCGCCCGTTGACCCCAACTATGTTGATCCCAAGAAAGTGAAACTGCCAAGTGAAGAAGAGCTAAATGGTGTTGAGATCATCATTTAA